The genomic window GCCCACGACCTCCGAGGTACCTCCCGCATGAGCATCCGTCCCATCGTGATCTCCGGCCACCCCGTGCTGCACCGTCCCGCCGCGCGGGTCACCGAGTTCGACGCCGCCCTGCGCACCCTGGTCGCGGACCTGCACGAGACCATGGACGCCTCCCACGGCGTGGGACTGGCGGCTCCCCAGATCGGGGTGGGGCTGCGGATCTTCACGTACCTCTACGAGAACGAGGACGGCGTCCCCCCGCGCGGCACCCTGGTCAACCCGGTGCTGACCACGGGGAAGATCTCCGAGGTGGTACCGGACCCGGACGAGGAGTCCGAGGGCTGCCTGTCCGTGCCCGGCCAGGCGTGGCCGCTCAAGCGCGCGGACTGGGTGCGGATCGCCGGCCAGGACGAGAACGGGGACCCCGTGGCGTTCGAGGCCAACGGCTGGTTCGCCCGGGTGATGCAGCACGAGTACGACCACCTGGACGGCAAGCTCTACGTGGACCGTCTCAACCCCAAGTGGAGCCGCCGTGCCCGCAAGGCCATCCGCCGCGAGGAGTGGGGCACGGACTCCACGTGGCTTCCCGGCGTGGACGAGGACCCGTTCGGCCACTGACTCCGGCATCCGGGCGGTGCTCCCGGGGACGTTGCGCTGTCGGTGCACCGACACGAACGCACCGTTGCAGCCGCGCTGTCGCGGACGCACCGTCGCGCACGCACCCGAGGGTCACTGCGGGTCCAGCACCACGGTCAGCACCCCAGCCTTCCGGCCCGCAGGCTGCCGCAGCTCCACCTCCCAGCGGGAGGCCACGGCGTCCCGCACGTCCTCGACCGTCTCCAGCGCCGCGCCTGCGGCCCGGGCCTCGCACAGCGCCCGTGCCACCAGACCGCGGGTGTGCTTGGCGTGGTGGGAGACCACCGAGCGGGTGCCGTCCGGTCTGCGCTGCTCCACGCGCACGGTGACGGTGCGCGGCGCGGGCGGGGCCCACGCGGCCGCGTAGGCCGCCGACCGGCAGTCCACGACCACCCGGTGGGCGGCGAGTGCGTCCAGCAACGGGGTGAGCCGGGGTTTCCACCACGTCCCGAGCTTGCCGGTGCCGGGCAGCGCGGCCCCCATCGACAGGCGGTACGCCGGGATCCGGTCCGTCGGACGCACCGCACCCCACAGCGCTGAGACCACCAGCACCGAGTCCTCCGCCATGCGCCGCGCGTCTGGCGGCAGCGAGCCCGCGTCCAGGGCGTCGTAGAGCACCCCGGTGTAGACCTCCAGGGCAGGTGCGGCGGGTGCGGTGCGCAGGCACCGGTTGCGGGCGACGTCATCAGCCAGGGAGGGGCCCACCCCGAGCACGTCCAGCGCGTCCGGGCGGGCGCTCACGGCCGCGAGCTCGTCCGCGAGCCCGTCACGGGCCTCAGTGAGCTCGGGCAGCGAGAGGGAGGTGAGGTCCAGGGGCTCACCGGCGGCGGGGGCGGTCTTCGATTCGGAGGGCGGGAGCAGAATGAGCACCCCACGAGTCTAGGGACCCGCGCGCACCCGCAGTGCCGCCTTCCAGGCACGGGGGTGTGGTGGACAGGTGGGCCTGTGAGCCGGGTTCTGTGCCGCGGCCGGTTGCCCGCACCGCGGTGACGACCATCCATCTAGGCCGTGCGTTGCCGCACGGCTCGAGCAGCCTACCCGGACGCTCGGGCGAGCAGCCCTCGAACGCGCCCTGCATGGCCTTGCTCCGGACGGGGTTTACCGAGCCGCGCCGGTCACCCGGCGCGCTGGTGGTCTCTTACACCACCTTTTCACCCTGACCCGCTCGCGGCGGGCGGTCTGTTTTCTGTGGCACTGTCCTGCGGGTTTCCCCGAGTGGGTGTTACCCACCGTCCTGCTCTGCGGAGCCCGGACTTTCCTCGAGACGCCGTCGCGAACGACGACGCCGCGCGGTCGCCCGGCCCACCTGTCCGCCATGATCCTACCGCGTCCGCGCACGCCCGCCCGAGGCGCTCCCGGAGACGTCGCCGCCCGCGGCGCCTGCGGGTCCCCGGATGCGGCGTTCGCCGGTGTCCGGGTCACGGCCGCGGGTCAGAGCACGAGCATCGCCGAGCACTCCGGGCACTGCGGGACGGTGGCTTCCGGGGTGGCCTCCAGCGCCGCGGCGTCCGCGGGGCTCAGCCGGGTGCCGCACGCCCCGCACGTCCCGTGCTCCCAGCGGGCGACGGCGATCCGGCCCCCTCCGCGCGCGGTGCGCAGACTGTCGTAGCGATCCAGCAGCGCGGCGTCGGCGATGCCTGAGGCCAGCCGCGAGCGCTCTGCGCCCAGGCGGGCGTGCTCCTCCTGGAGGCGCGCCAGCTCCGCGTCCCGCTCGGCCACCGCCGCGCGGGCCTCCGCGTCCGCGGACCGCAGCAGCGGCTGCTTGCGCTCCCGGTCGGCGGCGACCTCCTCGGCGTGGTCCATGGCGCCGAGCTGCTCCTCCTCCGCCCGGTCCCGCTGGGCGGTGAGCGTGTCGATCTGGTGCTGGATGCCCATCAGGTCCTTGGACGTTCCACCCGCGTTCAGCCGCTGGGTGTCCCGGTCGATCCTCGTCTGGATCTCGGTCACCGCCTGCTCGGCCTGCTGGACGGCCTCCTGCGCGCGCTGCACGGCGGCGTCCAGCTCACGGGCGGCGGCAATGGCCTGGGTGCGGCGGGTCATCAGAGCCGCCACCCTCTCGGAGGTCTGGAGCTCCTTCGCGCGGCGCAGCGTGGTGAGCAGGCGGGAGTCCACCGCCTGCAGCTCCAGCAGGGCGGTCAGGGACGTACGGGGTGAAGCCATGGGAGTCTTCCTCCGGTTCGGTGGTGACGGACGGTGCGGGGTGGACCCGGGGCGCGCGGCCGGTGACGGGGCCGGGTGGGAACGTGCTCGCGGGAGCCCGCTCCTCCCCTGCCTTCCCGGCCGAGCGGCGGTGCGCGGGCCGGCAGGGAGCGGGCCGAGCCGGGGTGTCCCGCCTGCGGGGCCGTGCCGACGGGCTCAGCCCGGTGGGGTCGGCACCGTGAAGTCCCAGGGGTCGGTGCGCAGCGTGCTCACGTGCACGTCCACCTCGAAGCCCCGTGCGGACAGGGCCCGCTGCAGGTCCTCCGCGGCCCACGGCAGCCACAGGGCCTCGCTCGCGGAGTGGGCGGCGTCGATCAGCGCGGGGGTGCCGTGCTCGCCCGGGCCCAGGGCGCGCTCCCGGGCCTCCGACGCCGGGTGGTGCCGCAGGTCCGCGGTCACGTACACGTCCGCGCCGTGGGCGCGCACGGTGTCGAACAGCGAGTCCCCCGATCCGCCGCACACCGCGACCGTGCCGATCCGCCGCCCCGGCTCCCCCGCCACGCGCAGGCCCTGCACCGCGGGTGGAATCCGCAGGGCGAGACGCTCCGCGAGCTCCGCGAGCGTCACGGGGTGCTCCAGGGTGCCCACCCGACCCAGCCCCACGCGGGGGTCCGCGGCGTCCGGGACGAGCGGTGCGGCGTCGTCGGGGTTCACACCGCACGCGGCGATCAGCGCGTCCGAGACGCCGCGGCGCGCGGCGTCGGCGTTGGTGTGGCAGCTCAGCAGGGCGCAGCCGCCCTCGACGAGGTCGTGGATCGCGCGGCCCTTGAAGCCGTCCGCGGCCACCGAGGTGACCCCGCGCAGCAGCAGGGGGTGGTGGGTCAGCAGCAGGTCCGCACCCGCGTCGACCGCCTCCGCCACCACCGAGGCCACCGGGTCCACCGCGAGGTGGATGCGCCGCACCGGCCGCTCGGGCCGGCCCACGGCGAGCCCGGACGCGTCCCAGTCCTCCTGCAGCCGGAAGGGCCACAGGCGGTCCGCGACGTCCACGACGTCCTGCAGGGTGGCAGTGGTGCTGGGCGGGTGCGCGGTGTCCATGCAGCCCATCCTAGGAGGGCCCGCAGCGGCGCGCCCGGGAATCTTCTGACGTGCCGCGCGTTGTACTAGGCATGACTTCATCCGCACCGCAGACGTTCGTGCTGGCCGGTGGCTGCTTCTGGTGCCTCGACGCCGTCTACCGCCGGACGCGCGGCGTGCAGCGGGTCCGCAGCGTGTACACCGGCGGGCACACCGCGCACCCCGACTACGAGAGCGTGTGCTCGGGCACCACCGGGCACGCCGAGGCCGTGGAAGTCACCTTCGACCCGGACGTGGTTCCCGCCGAGGTGGTCCTGGACCTGTTCTTCACGGGCCACGACCCCACCACGCTGAACCGCCAGGGCTACGACGTGGGCACGCAATACCGCTCCGCGATGTTCCCCGCGGACGACGAGCAGCGGCGCACCTTCGAGGCCGCGATCGCCCGCGCGCAGGAGCTGTTCGAGGACCCCGTGGTCACCACGGTGGAGCCCCTGGGCCCCCTGCACGAGGCCGAGGACTTCCACCAGGACTTCTACGGCAACCAGCCGTTCAACGGATACTGCCAGGTGATCATCAACCCCAAACTGGCCAAGGTCCGCAAACATTACGCCGCGTGGCTCACGGACTGAGATCCCACGCCTCGTCGCGACTACGCTGACACGGAATCCCCGTACGGTCCGCGGCACCCGCATGCCGCGAACGCGATACCACCGAACAGGAGACACGCCATGGGCACCATCTACAACGACGTCACGGAGATCGTGGGGGGCACCCCCCTGGTCCGGCTGAACCGGCTCGACAACGACCTCCCCGGCAACGTGGCCGTCAAGCTCGAGTTCTACAACCCCGCCAACTCCGTGAAGGACCGCATCGGCAAGGCCATCGTGGACGCGGCCGAGGCCTCCGGCCAGCTCAAGCCCGGCGGCACGATCGTGGAGGGCACCTCCGGCAACACCGGCATCGCGCTCGCCATGGTGGGTGCGGCCCGCGGCTACAAGGTCATCCTGACCATGCCGGAGACCATGTCCACCGAGCGTCGCGTCATGCTGCGCGCCTACGGCGCGGAGATCGTGCTGACCCCCGGCGCGGACGGCATGCGCGGCGCGGTGGACAAGGCCCAGGAGATCGTGGACACCACCGAGAACGCGGTGCTCGCGAGCCAGTTCGCCAACCCCGCGAACCCCCAGGTGCACTACGAGACCACGGGTCCGGAGGTCTGGGAGGACACGAACGGGCAGGTGGACGTCTTTGTGGCGGGCGTCGGCACCGGTGGCACCATCTCCGGCGTCGGGAAGTACCTGCGCGAGCAGAAGTCGGACGTGCGCCTCATCGCCGTGGAGCCCTCCGACTCCCCGCTGCTCACCGAGGGCAAGGCCGGGCCCCACAAGATCCAGGGCCTCGGCGCCAACTTCGTGCCGGACGTCCTGGACCGCGAGGTCTACGACGACGTCTACGACGTCACCGTGGAGGACTCCGTGAGGGTCGCACGCGACCTCGGCACCAAGGAGGGCATTCTCGGAGGCATCTCTTCCGGCGCCATCGTGTGGGCCGCCCTGCAGGAGGCTGCGAAGGACGAGAACCGCGACAAGCTGATCGTGGCCGTGGTCTGCGACTTCGGCGAGCGCTACATCTCCACCATCCTCTACGAGGACATCCGGGGCTGATCGCACCCACCAACGGGCATTGCGGGTGCCCGGGGCCTGCACCCTCACCGGCGCGCCCCGGGCACCCGTTCGTCACTTTCACCGCCTCCCGGCCCCGCGCCCGGCACTCGGGCGCGGCGTGCACGGCCCGCCGACCTGGGACAATGGACCGGTCTGCCGGTCCACCACCGAAGGGGAATTTCACGTGAGCTTCTGGCGCCGACTCCGCGAGGACATCGACACGGCCCGCACCCACGACCCCGCGGCGCGCTCCGCCGTGGAGATCGTGCTGAACTACTCCGGGCTGCACGCCATCTGGGCGCACCGGCTCTCCCACCGGCTGTGGCAGAAGCCCGAGCGGCGGCTGCTGGCCCGCACCGTGTCCCAGGTCGCGCGTTTCGCCACTGGAGTGGAAATCCACCCGGGGGCCACGATCGGCCGCCGCTTCTTCATCGACCATGGCATGGGGGTCGTGATCGGGGAGACGGCAGAGATCGGCGAGGACGTCATGATCTACCACGGTGTCACGCTGGGCGGCCGCTCGCTGGAGCCAGTCAAGCGCCACCCCACCATCGGGGACCGGGTCACCATCGGCGCGGGGGCCAAGATCCTCGGCCCGCTCACCGTGGGCCACGACTCCTCGGTGGGCGCCAACGCCGTGGTGGTCAAGCACGTCCCCGAGGACTCCATCGTCACGGGCATCCCCGGCAAGGTCCGCCGCAGGACACCGGAGAAGCAGGAGCCGCTCGTGGACCCGGCCACCTACATCGACCCCGCCATGTGGATCTGAGAGCTCCCCTCCCGCCACCACGACGGCGCCCGCTCCCCCTGTCGGGGAACGGGCGTCTTTTCGCTGCACGGACCCCATGGGAGCCTGGCGCCGGGACGAGACCCCGCGACGCCGTTACCCGGGGCCGTGTACCCACGACGAGAACGGGCCGGTTCCTCGTCGGAGGAACCGGCCCGCTGCCAGTGCGTCAGGGCGCCGAGCTCTGGTCTCTGAGCTGCACAATCAGGAGACGACCTCGGAACGGTCCCCGCTCCACAGCACGTGGAAGCTGGACTCGGGATCGTCGATGCGCTTGTAGGTGTGCGCGCCGAAGTAGTCGCGCAGACCCTGGGTCAGCGCGGCGTTCAGACGCGGGCGACGCAGGCCGTCGTAGTATGCGAGCGCCGAGGAGAACACCGGGGCGGGGATGCCGCGTTCCACCGCGCGGGCGACCACGCGACGCCACGCCGGCAGGGCGTCCTCAATGGAATTCACGAACTCGGGCGCGAAGAGCAGGTTCAGCGGGGCCTTGTCACCCTCGTAGGCCTTCATGATCACGTTGAGCAGATCGGCACGGATGATGCAGCCGTTGCGCCACAGGCTCGCGATCGTGGCGAGGTCCAGGGTCCAGCCGTACTCGCGTCCAGCCATGGTGAGCATGTCCAGGCCCTGGGCGTAGGCCACGAGCTTGGAGGCGTAGAGCGCCTTGCGGACGTCCTCCACGAACCCGGGGTCCTTCACGACGTCCTCCGTGGTGTCCCCGATGCCCGCGGGCAGCACCTCCTGGGCCTCCTTGCGCATCGCGGGCTCCGAGGAGGACAGCGCGCGCGCGAACACGGACTCGGCGATCGCGGTGACCGGGGAACCGAGCTCCAGGGCCTCCTGCACGGTCCAGCGCCCGGTGCCCTTCTGGCCCGCGGCGTCCGCGACGATGTCGATGAACGGTTTGCCGGTCTTCGGGTCCACCTGGCGCAGCACCTGGGCGGTGATCTCGATGAGGTAGGAGGACAGCTCGGTGGTGTTCCACCGGTCGAACACGTCCGCCTGCTCGGCCGGCTCGAGCCCGGCCACGGAGCGCAGCAGCTCGTGGGCCTCGCCGATCACCTGCATGTCCGCGTACTCGATGCCGTTGTGCACCATCTTCACGAAGTGCCCCGCGCCGTCCGTGCCGATCCACGCGCAGCACGGAGCGCCGTCGTCCGCCTTGGCGGAGATGTCCTCGAGCATGGGGCCCAGGGTCCTGTAGGACTCCTCCGAGCCGCCCGGCATGATGGACGGGCCGTTGAGCGCGCCCTCCTCACCGCCGGAGACGCCCACGCCGACGAAGTGCAGCCCGTTCTCCGCGCACTCGCGCTCACGGCGCCGGGTGTCCTGGAAGTACGAGTTGCCGCCGTCGATGATGATGTCGCCCTCGTCCAGCAGCGGCGTGAGCTGCTCAATGACCGAGTCCACGGGTGCGCCGGCCTTGACCATGATCAGCACGCGGCGTGGGCGCTCCAGAGAGTCCACGAGTTCCTGCATGGTCTCCGTGCGGATGAACTCGCCCTCGGAGCCGTGCTCCTCGATCAGGGCGTCCGTCTTCGCCACGGAACGGTTGTGCAGGGCCACGGTGTAGCCGTGGTGCGCGAAGTTGCGGGCAAGGTTGGCGCCCATCACGGCAAGGCCGGTGACACCGATATCAGCTTTGTTTTCTGCAGCCATGTCCCCAGCCTACGCACCCGCGGGGACACGGTGCAGCCGTCCCGGACACCGGGCGGCCGCGGGCACGAGAAAACCCCGGAACCTGGTGGTTCCGGGGCTGTCCGTGTGGTGGAGACCGACGGAATCGAACCGCCGTATCTGTCACGCTCGAAAGCGATCAAGCGCACCAGCGTCCCCTGGTGAACACTGCGGTCTCCCGCGTGCTGCACCGTCATTTTAACCCCCGGTGACGCTGCGGTGTCAAACCGCGGAGCCCCGGGTGAGCGCCACGTGTGCAAGCTCACCGCGCCGCCCCTGCGCGAGAACCCGACCGAACGGTAGGCTGACTCCCAATCGGGTGCTGGCAGCTGCTCCAGTCGTGCCCACCCGATCCCCGGGCCTTTAGCTCAGCTGGTAGAGCGCTACGTTTACACCGTAGATGTCGTCGGTTCGATCCCGGCAGGGCCCACCGGTGCACGCCCCGCCCGTCCTCGGACGAGCGGGGCGTGCTGCATCCTCGATGCATCTGTCCGCGGCGGGCTTCGCCGACGCCAGCCGCGTCCTCCACAGCCGGGCGCGATCCCTGTTGCCGCTCCTGCCAACCTGGCTAGCTTGAGCCCGTGGACGGATGGGAGACAATCACGACCGGGCGCCCCGGCTCGGGCCCGCCCCGCACTGCACGGGTGAGCGCCTCGGTCGGTCACCGCGGAGCAGGGCAGCCACGCGCTGGGCCGTCACGAGCCCGCGCGTGACGGACGGATCAGCGTTGGCGCACGCGGGCGGCGTCATCCCTCCGGCCTGCGCAGGACCGGTCTCGTGACCAGCCCCGCGCCCGCCCCGGTGGCTCCCTGGCGGCCGGGCCGTTCGTCGAGGAGACGTGCCCGCCCGGCATCCGTCCTGCAGCGGCTCGTGGCCTGGCTCGTGTGGCCCGTGGTCCTGGGGCTCCCGCCACTGGTCCTCGTCCTGAGGCCGGCCTTCGGACTCCACGGGCTCCTCACGCTCGTCCACCTCCTCGTCGGCGTGCCCGTGATGTGGCTCGTGGGCATGGTGCTGGCGGTTCTCGTGACGGCACGGGCCTGCCTGGTGCGGCCCTGCGCCGCGGGGGTGTGGACCACGGTCTTCCTGCCGGTCCACTGGCTGCTGCTGGTGGTCCTGGCACTGACGGTGGGCGAGGTCGAGGACACCCGCGGAACCACGACCCCCAGCGCCCTGCAGTGGTGGGGGCTCTCCGAGCAGAGGACCGGGGAGGTCGGAGAGTTCGCCGTCCTGGGCGCGTGCGCGTCCGCGCTGGCGGCCTTCGTTGCGGCGGCGGTCGAACTGGGCACGGCTCGCCGCACGCCGCCCCGGGTGCCTCCCGCGCCGCCCACGGCCTGACTCCGGCACCCGTGCCGTCGCGGCACCACGGCGCGGTGTCCCGGCCGAACCAGTGCCGCCGCGCACCTCGTCAGACGGCGGGAGGGCGCCACATGCCCACCGCGGGAACGGTGCCCCGGCACGGGACAGGACCGCGGGAGGCGAATCCGAAACGCTCGTAGTAGGGCACCAGCCGCTCGGTGGAGGCCTCGAGGTACGTCCCCGCGTGCTCCCGGTCGATCGCCACGAGGCGGTCCTCGAGCAGCCGCGTGCCGATCCCCGTTCCCTGCGCCCGGGGCAGCGTCCCCAGCGCCTTAAGGTACCAGTGCGGAGCGCGCGGGTGGGCGCGCTGGGTGAGGAACTCGGTGATGAACGCATCGGCAATGCGGCCGCGGAACACGCGCGCGTAGGACAGCAGCCCCGGCAGCATCTGGGACAGGTGCACCTTGCTCTCGGGCGCCTCCCACAGGGCCACGCCCTCGGGCCGGGAGCGGTCCTCCCCCACCGCCAGGTACACGTGCCCGCCGGCCTCGAACGTCTCGTGCACGATCCGGCGCCACAGCCGCGTGAGCGAGCCGGTCACCTCGCCGCGCGGCAGCAGGCCCAGCACGTGGGCGTCACCGGCGAACGCCTCGGCCAGCGTGGCCGCGGCACCCGCGGCGTCGGAGGGGGACGCCGGCACGATCTCGACCGGCTGCGTCCCGGGGGCGGGGGTCATCTGCTTCGTCACCACGACCCGACAGTAGCAGTGCACACCCCGCGACGGGTCGCCGTCCTCCACGCTAACCTGCGACGACGCCGCCCCACGGGCCTCAGAGCAGCCGCGGCTGGGTGACGGTCTCGGCCGGCTTCCTCGTACGACGACGCCGCGGGGCCGCGGACCTGCCGCCCGCCCCCTCCGGTGCGTCATCACCCTCCGCGGCGCCGGACGCCGACCGATCGGATGTTTTCCTGCGGGACGTGCCCTTGGACCCCGGTGCAGCCCGGGGGGATGTGTCTGCGGTTCCGGCCGACGGCTCCCCAGAGCCAGCCGACGCGTTGTCGGCACCAGCTGACGCCTCGGCGGCGCTGGCTTGTGCCTCCGCGGCGCTGGTTCCTGCCTCCCCGGCGCCGACGTGTGCTTCCTCGGTGCTGTTCGCCGCCGCTGCCGTGCCGGCCGGTCCCGCGGGGGTGGCGGGCGCGTCCTTGCGGCCCGAGCGGCGTCGTGCCGGAGCGGCGGAGCGTGCGGCGGGGGGAACGAGCGTCTGCTGGCCCGCCAGCTCGGCCTGCTGGTCCCGCAGCACGTCGATGGCCCGCTCGAAGTCCTCCAGGTCCTCGAAGGCCTGGTACACGGACGCGAAGCGCAGGTACGCCACGACGTCCAGGCGGCGCAGCGGCGGCAGGATGGCCAGGCCCACGTCGTGCGCCTCCACCTCGGCGCTGCCGGACGCCCGGATGGACTCCTCGACCTCCTGCGCGAGCATCGCGAGGTCGTCCTCGCTCACGGGCCGGCCCTGGCAAGCCTTGCGCACGCCGTTGACGATCTTCTGCCGGTCGAACGGCTCGGTGACCCCGGAACGCTTGATCACGGAGATGGACGTGGTCTCCAGCGTGGAGAAGCGTCGGCCGCACTCGGTGCAGCGGCGGCGGCGACGGATGGACGTGCCGTCGTCCGAGGTGCGGGAGTCCACCACCTTGGAGTCGTTGTGGCGGCAGAACGGACAGTGCACGGCTCAGCCCTTCCCGTGGGTGTCGGAGGATCCGGTGCCGGGCGCCCCCGAGAGGCGGCCGGCGTCACCCGCGCGGGACGCGGCGTCGTCGTCCGCCCCGGACGTGGGGCCCGGGGCGGTGGCGCGCACGGACCCCTCCGCGCCGCGGGCGTCCCCGCCGTCATGGTCCTCCGAGCGGATGGTCACGGCGCGCCCGTGCGCGGGCAGGTCCTCGCTGCCGGACAGGGCCACGATGTCCCCCTCCAGCTCGGCGAGCGCCTCGCGGGTGTACTCGACCACCTGCACGGCCTTCATGAAGGATGCGGCCTGCAGCCCGGACGCGAACACCGCGGTGCCGCCCGTGGGCAGCACGTGGTTGGAGCCGGCGGCGTAGTCCCCCAGCGGCACGGGACTGTACGGGCCCACGAAGATGGCCCCGGCGTTGCGGACCCGTGCGGCCACCGCGCGGGCGTCGCGCGTGTGGATCTCCAGGTGCTCCGCGGCGTACGCGTCCGCAACCGCGATCGACTGCTCCAGCCCGTCCGTGAGCACCACCCCGGACTGCGGACCGCCCAGGGCCGTGGCGATCCGCTCACGGTGCCGTGCCGCGGGAACCTGCCGGTCGAGCTCGCGCTCCACGGCTCGGGCCAGCCCGGGCGAGTCGGTGATGAGCACCGAGCCCGCCGCGGGGTCGTGCTCCGCCTGGGAGATCAGGTCCGCGGCCACGTAGCGCGGGTCCGCGGAGTCGTCCGCGAGGACGGCGATCTCGGTGGTCCCCGCCTCGGCGTCCACCCCCACGAGGGAGCGCAGCTGGCGCTTGGCCGTGGCCACGAAGATGTTGCCGGGGCCGGTGAGGGTGTTCACGGGCTCGAGGACGTCCTGGCCGTCCGTCACACCCAGGGCCATGGCCGCGAGGGACTGGGCACCGCCCACGGCCCACACCTCGTCCACGCCGAGCAGCCCGGCCGCCCCCAGGATCACGGGGTGCGGCAGACCGCCGAACTCCTTCTGCGGGGGCGAGCACAGCACCACAGACTCCACGCCCGCGGCCTGGGCCGGCACCACGTTCATCACCACGGAGGACGGGTACACGGCCAGTCCCCCGGGAATGTAGAGGCCCGCGCGGCGCACCGCGGTCCAGCGGTGGCGCAGCACCGCCCCGGGTGCCACCTCCACCTCGACGTCCCGCGGGCGCTGGGCCTCGGCGAACGCCCGGGTGCGGGCGATGGCGGTCTCCAGGGCGCGCCGGACCTCCGGGGCCAGCTCCGCAACGGCCCGCTCGATCTGCTCGGGGCCCACGCGCAGGCGCTGCTGCTCCACACCGTCGAACCGGTGGGCCAGCTCGCGCAGCGCGTCCGCCCCGCGCGCGCGGACGTCCTCGATGATCCCCCGGACGGTGTCCTCGGCCGCGGAGACCGACGACGCCGCCTGGCGCGGCACCACGCCCCGCAGCTCGTCCCAGCCCAGGTGCTGCCCGCGCAGGTCGATGACCCGCAGGTGGGCGCGGTCGGGGCCGGAGGACGGGGAGCTCTGGGGTTGCACGTTCACCGTGCCAGTCTACAATCGCGCGTCAAAACAGCCCGGGACGCCCGCGCACGGCCCGCCCGTGGCAGACGCGTGGTCGGTCCGGATCGCGGGCTCCGGCCACCGCCGTCCACGCCCGCTCTCGATACCCACCTGGGTGTCGGCGGATCGGTGAGCGGGCGGGCGGACACGGTGCACGTGACCCCGGTGCGAGACGGGTCCTGCAGCGCGGGGCCGGGCCCCGTTCGTGGCGCCTGGAACATGGCGCGCTCCAGCCTCGAGGCTGTTCAGGCCTCCAGGCAGGCGGGCCCCAGCAGCACCTTGAGGTCTCCGAACAGCGCGGGTGACGGGTTCACCCGGTACTCCGGGCCCAGCCGCATCACCTGGATGCTGCGCCGGGTGTCCAGGTGGATCCGCACCTCGGAATCGCCCCTGTGGTTGCGCAGCACCTCCCCGATCTGACGGATGGTGGCCTCCGTGG from Kocuria rhizophila DC2201 includes these protein-coding regions:
- the def gene encoding peptide deformylase, with product MSIRPIVISGHPVLHRPAARVTEFDAALRTLVADLHETMDASHGVGLAAPQIGVGLRIFTYLYENEDGVPPRGTLVNPVLTTGKISEVVPDPDEESEGCLSVPGQAWPLKRADWVRIAGQDENGDPVAFEANGWFARVMQHEYDHLDGKLYVDRLNPKWSRRARKAIRREEWGTDSTWLPGVDEDPFGH
- a CDS encoding YaaA family protein, with amino-acid sequence MLILLPPSESKTAPAAGEPLDLTSLSLPELTEARDGLADELAAVSARPDALDVLGVGPSLADDVARNRCLRTAPAAPALEVYTGVLYDALDAGSLPPDARRMAEDSVLVVSALWGAVRPTDRIPAYRLSMGAALPGTGKLGTWWKPRLTPLLDALAAHRVVVDCRSAAYAAAWAPPAPRTVTVRVEQRRPDGTRSVVSHHAKHTRGLVARALCEARAAGAALETVEDVRDAVASRWEVELRQPAGRKAGVLTVVLDPQ
- a CDS encoding zinc ribbon domain-containing protein codes for the protein MASPRTSLTALLELQAVDSRLLTTLRRAKELQTSERVAALMTRRTQAIAAARELDAAVQRAQEAVQQAEQAVTEIQTRIDRDTQRLNAGGTSKDLMGIQHQIDTLTAQRDRAEEEQLGAMDHAEEVAADRERKQPLLRSADAEARAAVAERDAELARLQEEHARLGAERSRLASGIADAALLDRYDSLRTARGGGRIAVARWEHGTCGACGTRLSPADAAALEATPEATVPQCPECSAMLVL
- a CDS encoding Nif3-like dinuclear metal center hexameric protein gives rise to the protein MDTAHPPSTTATLQDVVDVADRLWPFRLQEDWDASGLAVGRPERPVRRIHLAVDPVASVVAEAVDAGADLLLTHHPLLLRGVTSVAADGFKGRAIHDLVEGGCALLSCHTNADAARRGVSDALIAACGVNPDDAAPLVPDAADPRVGLGRVGTLEHPVTLAELAERLALRIPPAVQGLRVAGEPGRRIGTVAVCGGSGDSLFDTVRAHGADVYVTADLRHHPASEARERALGPGEHGTPALIDAAHSASEALWLPWAAEDLQRALSARGFEVDVHVSTLRTDPWDFTVPTPPG
- the msrA gene encoding peptide-methionine (S)-S-oxide reductase MsrA: MTSSAPQTFVLAGGCFWCLDAVYRRTRGVQRVRSVYTGGHTAHPDYESVCSGTTGHAEAVEVTFDPDVVPAEVVLDLFFTGHDPTTLNRQGYDVGTQYRSAMFPADDEQRRTFEAAIARAQELFEDPVVTTVEPLGPLHEAEDFHQDFYGNQPFNGYCQVIINPKLAKVRKHYAAWLTD
- the cysK gene encoding cysteine synthase A; its protein translation is MGTIYNDVTEIVGGTPLVRLNRLDNDLPGNVAVKLEFYNPANSVKDRIGKAIVDAAEASGQLKPGGTIVEGTSGNTGIALAMVGAARGYKVILTMPETMSTERRVMLRAYGAEIVLTPGADGMRGAVDKAQEIVDTTENAVLASQFANPANPQVHYETTGPEVWEDTNGQVDVFVAGVGTGGTISGVGKYLREQKSDVRLIAVEPSDSPLLTEGKAGPHKIQGLGANFVPDVLDREVYDDVYDVTVEDSVRVARDLGTKEGILGGISSGAIVWAALQEAAKDENRDKLIVAVVCDFGERYISTILYEDIRG
- the epsC gene encoding serine O-acetyltransferase EpsC, with product MSFWRRLREDIDTARTHDPAARSAVEIVLNYSGLHAIWAHRLSHRLWQKPERRLLARTVSQVARFATGVEIHPGATIGRRFFIDHGMGVVIGETAEIGEDVMIYHGVTLGGRSLEPVKRHPTIGDRVTIGAGAKILGPLTVGHDSSVGANAVVVKHVPEDSIVTGIPGKVRRRTPEKQEPLVDPATYIDPAMWI
- the gndA gene encoding NADP-dependent phosphogluconate dehydrogenase; translated protein: MAAENKADIGVTGLAVMGANLARNFAHHGYTVALHNRSVAKTDALIEEHGSEGEFIRTETMQELVDSLERPRRVLIMVKAGAPVDSVIEQLTPLLDEGDIIIDGGNSYFQDTRRRERECAENGLHFVGVGVSGGEEGALNGPSIMPGGSEESYRTLGPMLEDISAKADDGAPCCAWIGTDGAGHFVKMVHNGIEYADMQVIGEAHELLRSVAGLEPAEQADVFDRWNTTELSSYLIEITAQVLRQVDPKTGKPFIDIVADAAGQKGTGRWTVQEALELGSPVTAIAESVFARALSSSEPAMRKEAQEVLPAGIGDTTEDVVKDPGFVEDVRKALYASKLVAYAQGLDMLTMAGREYGWTLDLATIASLWRNGCIIRADLLNVIMKAYEGDKAPLNLLFAPEFVNSIEDALPAWRRVVARAVERGIPAPVFSSALAYYDGLRRPRLNAALTQGLRDYFGAHTYKRIDDPESSFHVLWSGDRSEVVS
- a CDS encoding GNAT family N-acetyltransferase: MVTKQMTPAPGTQPVEIVPASPSDAAGAAATLAEAFAGDAHVLGLLPRGEVTGSLTRLWRRIVHETFEAGGHVYLAVGEDRSRPEGVALWEAPESKVHLSQMLPGLLSYARVFRGRIADAFITEFLTQRAHPRAPHWYLKALGTLPRAQGTGIGTRLLEDRLVAIDREHAGTYLEASTERLVPYYERFGFASRGPVPCRGTVPAVGMWRPPAV